Genomic segment of Caldalkalibacillus thermarum:
GATCAGGGATCCGATTGTTCGGCCGTGTTTATTTTTAATCGGTACAACACTCTGCTTGACCAGCTTCCCCTCTTGGGAAATCGCTCGTTTGCGAAAAACCGGTTTTCCCCGCTGATGGGTCAGGACAACAGCAGGTTCATAGGACTTGTAAGCAATCTTCCCCACCACGGACTGAGTATACAATGAGGGTGCAGTCGTTGGGGCAGCTTCAGCAACGACTATGGCATGTTGCTGATCTTTGAGCGGACAATCGATAAATATATTGGCCTGGGCCAAATCAGCCATTTGTTGCAAGTTCTTGGCCTGTTCACAAATCAAGTCAATATCTTCTTCCGACAAACTTGTATATTTGTTACAAATCTTCTTAATAAAAGTACTATTGCAATAGGTTGATTCAGCGGTCAATTCGTCCATAGCTCATGTCCCCTTTTCGAAACAAAAAAGGCGCACAACTCCCATCGTTGCTGGCGCCGTTGCCAAGAATGCATATTGACTTAGTACTTTTATATCACTTCGACGCCACGGTTGTCAATATTCATATTATTTTATCTTTTTTACTAACAATTCACTGATTTCAGTATCTGCATGAGGAATGACGTTATAAGCAATCAGAGATCCGACTCTCTCGGCTACTTCTCTCCCCGCATCTACCGCCGCCTGTACAGCGCTAACATCTCCTTCTATAAAAGTGGTGATAAGAGCTGGGTCCATTTTATTTTGATTGACAAGGCGGACATCAGCAGTTTTGAGCATAGCATCGGCTGCTTCAATAGAAGTAGCTATCCCTCTTGTTTCGATCATCCCTATTGCTTTACTCAACTTCCTCACCTCTACATAGAAGCCGTAATTTTATTCCAATGTCTAATTTCCTGATCAGTAAGAGGACGGACGTCTGTTTCCTTGTTGACGGAACCCTTTCTGCTCTCTATTGCTGACATCGAGCAAGTAATCTCATTCCAATGCCTAATTTCCTCTGCAGTAAGAGGACGGATAGCTGCTGTCTCCTCTAATTTGGAAATCACTAGTTTCGTAATCTCCCTTACCAAAGCCCGATCCATTATGCAACCCCCTTCTACTTCACATAGATTCACTTTGACTTGTCATGCCATCACTTGTTTGTTTATCATCCATTTGGCTAAATTGTTCTTCCGGGGCATTCG
This window contains:
- a CDS encoding BMC domain-containing protein encodes the protein MSKAIGMIETRGIATSIEAADAMLKTADVRLVNQNKMDPALITTFIEGDVSAVQAAVDAGREVAERVGSLIAYNVIPHADTEISELLVKKIK